Proteins from a genomic interval of Oscillospiraceae bacterium:
- the miaB gene encoding tRNA (N6-isopentenyl adenosine(37)-C2)-methylthiotransferase MiaB: MPGIYIETYGCQQNEADSEKILGMAEKIGYTEVDTKEEADLIVVNTCAVREHAELKALSNTGQLKHIKEKNPDLIIAVCGCMIQQEHRKEDIKNKYPYVDFIFGTNMTDRFPDLLAEVKKSRRRRFFLENYSENSGAITEGIPVKRKSTFKAWVSIMYGCNNFCSYCIVPYVRGRERSRSPERVISEVKGLIESGYRDITLLGQNVNSYGNDFTTDKITFAELLRRISSIPGDYQLRFMTSNPKDATRELIDVMGSSEHIAPHFHLPLQSGSDRVLAGMNRRYTRAQFLTLTEYMHEKIPGLSITTDIIVGFPGETEEDFLDTLDMLERIRFDGVFSFVYSRRKGTPASEMTNQIPDEIKKERMARLLKLQTEIQSDINSKLVGKTLRSLVDGVSKSSPERLSARSLSGKLIHFSNTAEAEKLIGSFADIKITSAEAIMLFGELV, translated from the coding sequence ATGCCAGGCATATATATTGAAACCTACGGCTGTCAGCAAAACGAGGCCGATAGTGAAAAAATTCTCGGCATGGCTGAGAAGATTGGTTATACCGAAGTCGATACAAAGGAAGAGGCCGACCTGATCGTCGTAAACACCTGCGCCGTCCGTGAGCATGCGGAGCTGAAGGCGTTGTCAAATACCGGCCAGCTCAAGCATATAAAAGAGAAAAATCCCGATTTGATTATCGCAGTTTGCGGCTGCATGATCCAGCAGGAGCACCGCAAGGAGGATATAAAGAATAAATATCCCTATGTCGATTTCATTTTCGGAACAAATATGACCGATCGCTTTCCAGATCTACTCGCGGAAGTTAAAAAAAGCCGAAGAAGACGCTTTTTTCTTGAAAACTATTCGGAAAATTCCGGAGCTATAACAGAAGGGATACCGGTAAAGCGGAAAAGCACGTTCAAAGCATGGGTCAGCATAATGTACGGCTGTAATAATTTTTGCAGCTATTGCATTGTACCATATGTACGCGGAAGGGAACGCAGCCGCTCGCCGGAGAGAGTTATTTCTGAAGTGAAAGGGCTTATCGAAAGCGGTTATAGAGATATCACGCTGCTCGGACAGAACGTGAATTCCTACGGAAATGATTTTACCACCGATAAAATCACGTTTGCCGAGCTTTTAAGGCGGATTTCGTCGATTCCCGGCGATTATCAGTTGAGATTTATGACTTCAAATCCCAAAGATGCGACACGTGAGCTTATCGATGTGATGGGATCGTCGGAACACATCGCACCGCATTTTCATCTTCCGCTGCAATCCGGCTCGGATCGTGTGCTTGCCGGGATGAACCGGCGTTATACCAGGGCTCAGTTTTTAACACTGACCGAATATATGCATGAAAAAATACCCGGGCTTTCAATTACCACCGATATAATCGTGGGTTTTCCGGGAGAGACGGAAGAAGATTTTCTCGATACGCTTGATATGCTTGAAAGAATAAGGTTTGACGGTGTGTTTTCGTTTGTATACTCAAGACGAAAAGGAACGCCCGCGTCCGAAATGACAAATCAGATACCGGATGAGATAAAAAAAGAACGCATGGCACGTCTTTTAAAGCTTCAGACGGAGATCCAATCTGATATCAATTCAAAGCTCGTCGGGAAAACGCTCAGATCCCTTGTAGACGGCGTCAGCAAATCATCTCCGGAGCGGCTTTCGGCGCGCAGCTTGTCGGGAAAGCTTATCCATTTCTCCAACACCGCGGAAGCGGAAAAACTCATCGGCAGCTTTGCCGATATAAAAATAACCTCCGCTGAAGCTATAATGCTTTTCGGAGAGCTTGTATGA